The following are encoded in a window of Pedobacter cryoconitis genomic DNA:
- the rpoC gene encoding DNA-directed RNA polymerase subunit beta': MSYKKDNKLKSNFTSITISLASPEAILERSSGEVLKPETINYRTYKPERDGLFCERIFGPVKDYECHCGKYKRIRYKGIVCDRCGVEVTEKKVRRERMGHINLVVPVAHIWYFRSLPNKIGYLLGLPTKRLDLIIYYERYVVIQSGLMEEQGIQYMDFLTEEEYLDILDKLPKENQYLDDKDPNKFIAKMGAEALEDLLKRIDLDTLSYNLRHQAANETSQQRKNEALKRLQVVEAFRGARTRIENNPEWMIIKIVPVIPPELRPLVPLEGGRFATSDLNDLYRRVIIRNNRLKRLIEIKAPEVILRNEKRMLQEAVDSLFDNSRKVNAVKTEGNRALKSLSDILKGKQGRFRQNLLGKRVDYSARSVIVVGPNLKLHECGLPKDMAAELFKPFIIRKMIERGIVKTVKSAKKIVDRKDPLVWDILENVLKGHPVLLNRAPTLHRLGIQSFQPKLVEGKAIQLHPLVCTAFNADFDGDQMAVHLPLGHAAILEAQVLMLAAHNILNPANGTPITVPSQDMVLGLYYITKGRRTDAQRVVNGQDFSFYSPEEVIIAYNEKRIDLHAFIKVKVNVKDSDGNIVNKLTETTVGRVLFNQMVPAEVGYINELLTKKSLRDIIGDVVKVTGMARASRFLDDIKELGFQMAFRGGLSFNLQDVNIPAEKQVLLEQASAEVEEVRNNYNMGFITNNERYNQIIDIWTRINNRLTSFVMTQLSSDNQGFNSVYMMLDSGARGSKEQIRQLCGMRGLMAKPQKSGSGGEIIENPILSNFKEGLSVLEYFISTHGARKGLADTALKTADAGYLTRRLHDVAQDMIVNAADCGTLRGMYTTALKDNEDIVEPLYDRILGRISLHDVFNPLDGALLVGAGQDIDEDIAKAIEESPLEGVEIRSVLTCENKRGVCALCYGRNLATGKRVQRGEAVGVIAAQSIGEPGTQLTLRTFHVGGTASNIAAESQINAKFDGIIEFENVRTVANDTGEQGVKQIVLGRSGEFKIVEKGTGKVIMTNNIPYGSFLYVEEGAEISKGDKICSWDPYNAVIISEFAGKIEFDAIIEGVTFREESDEQTGHREKVIIDTRDKTKNPSVRVVDKKGELIRQYNIPVGAHVSIDDGEAVKTGQILVKIPRATGKTRDITGGLPRVTELFEARNPSNPAVVTEIDGVVTLGGVKRGNREMTIESKDGEIKKYLVPLSKHILVQDNDFVKAGMPLSDGSISPADILAIKGPAAVQEYLVNGIQEVYRLQGVKINDKHFEVIVHQMMQKVHIEDPGDTTFLENNSVDRWDFMIENDDIYDKKVVIDAGDSNTVKPGQILSLRKLRDENSQLKRKDLKQIEVRDARSATASSVLQGITRASLGTKSFISAASFQETTKVLNEAAIAGKRDNMLGLKENVIVGHLIPSGTGVRGYERIIVGSQEEYDKLLASKQEEEIEA, from the coding sequence ATGTCTTACAAAAAGGATAATAAATTAAAGAGCAATTTCACCTCGATTACCATTAGTTTGGCATCGCCGGAGGCTATTTTAGAGCGCTCTAGTGGTGAGGTGTTAAAACCTGAGACTATTAATTATCGTACTTACAAACCTGAACGTGATGGTTTGTTCTGCGAGCGTATTTTTGGTCCGGTAAAAGATTACGAATGTCACTGTGGTAAATACAAACGTATCCGTTATAAAGGTATTGTTTGTGACCGTTGTGGTGTTGAGGTAACGGAGAAAAAAGTACGTAGAGAGCGTATGGGTCACATCAATTTGGTGGTTCCTGTTGCGCATATCTGGTATTTCCGTTCATTACCAAATAAAATAGGTTACTTATTAGGCCTTCCTACCAAAAGATTAGATTTGATCATTTACTACGAGCGTTATGTAGTTATTCAATCTGGTTTAATGGAAGAACAAGGTATCCAGTATATGGATTTCCTTACTGAGGAAGAGTACCTTGATATTCTTGATAAATTACCTAAAGAAAACCAATACTTAGACGATAAAGACCCTAATAAATTCATCGCCAAAATGGGTGCTGAAGCATTAGAAGATTTATTGAAACGTATTGACTTAGATACTTTATCTTATAACTTACGTCACCAGGCTGCAAACGAGACTTCTCAACAACGTAAAAACGAAGCATTAAAACGTTTACAGGTTGTTGAAGCTTTCCGTGGTGCAAGAACACGTATTGAAAATAATCCAGAATGGATGATTATCAAAATTGTTCCTGTTATCCCACCGGAATTACGTCCGTTAGTACCTCTTGAAGGTGGTCGTTTCGCTACTTCAGATTTAAATGATCTGTACCGTCGTGTGATTATCCGTAACAACCGTTTAAAGCGTTTGATCGAGATTAAAGCACCAGAGGTTATTTTACGTAACGAGAAACGTATGTTACAGGAAGCTGTAGATTCGTTATTCGATAACTCACGTAAAGTAAATGCGGTAAAAACTGAAGGTAACCGTGCTTTGAAATCTCTTTCAGATATCCTGAAAGGTAAACAAGGCCGTTTCCGTCAGAATTTATTGGGTAAACGTGTGGATTACTCTGCGCGTTCGGTAATTGTTGTAGGTCCAAACCTTAAATTACACGAATGTGGTTTACCTAAAGATATGGCTGCTGAGCTTTTCAAACCGTTTATCATTCGTAAGATGATCGAACGTGGAATCGTGAAAACAGTTAAATCTGCAAAGAAAATTGTTGACAGAAAAGATCCATTGGTTTGGGACATTCTTGAAAACGTTTTAAAAGGACACCCTGTATTACTGAATCGTGCGCCTACGCTGCACAGATTGGGTATCCAGTCTTTCCAGCCTAAATTGGTGGAAGGAAAAGCAATCCAGTTACACCCGTTAGTGTGTACTGCATTCAACGCCGATTTTGACGGTGACCAGATGGCTGTGCATTTACCTTTAGGTCATGCTGCTATTTTGGAAGCCCAGGTATTGATGTTAGCTGCGCACAACATTCTGAACCCTGCAAACGGTACGCCGATTACTGTACCTTCTCAGGATATGGTTTTGGGTCTTTATTATATTACTAAAGGCCGTAGAACTGATGCTCAGCGTGTTGTTAACGGACAGGATTTCTCATTCTATTCTCCGGAAGAAGTTATCATTGCTTACAATGAGAAACGTATCGATCTTCACGCATTTATCAAAGTAAAAGTAAATGTTAAAGATTCTGACGGAAATATCGTTAATAAACTAACTGAAACTACTGTTGGTCGTGTACTGTTTAATCAAATGGTTCCGGCAGAAGTAGGATATATCAATGAACTGCTGACTAAAAAATCACTGAGAGATATTATCGGTGATGTAGTTAAGGTAACTGGTATGGCTCGTGCATCAAGATTCCTTGATGATATTAAAGAGTTAGGTTTCCAAATGGCATTCAGAGGTGGACTATCGTTTAACTTGCAGGATGTAAACATCCCGGCAGAGAAACAAGTTCTTTTAGAACAGGCTTCTGCTGAAGTTGAAGAGGTAAGGAATAACTATAACATGGGATTCATTACCAACAACGAGCGTTACAATCAGATTATTGATATCTGGACTCGTATCAACAACCGTTTAACATCATTCGTGATGACTCAGTTATCAAGCGATAACCAAGGGTTTAACTCGGTATATATGATGCTTGACTCTGGAGCACGTGGATCTAAAGAGCAGATTCGTCAGCTTTGCGGAATGCGTGGTCTGATGGCAAAACCTCAGAAATCAGGTTCAGGTGGTGAAATTATTGAGAATCCGATTCTTTCGAACTTTAAAGAAGGATTATCAGTATTAGAATACTTTATCTCTACCCACGGTGCGCGTAAAGGTTTGGCGGATACAGCGTTAAAAACTGCTGATGCTGGTTACCTGACCCGTCGTTTACATGACGTTGCTCAGGATATGATCGTGAACGCTGCTGATTGTGGTACTTTAAGAGGTATGTATACTACTGCGTTGAAAGATAACGAAGATATCGTTGAACCATTATATGACAGAATTTTGGGTCGTATTTCACTTCATGATGTATTTAATCCTCTGGATGGTGCATTATTGGTAGGTGCTGGTCAGGATATTGATGAAGACATCGCAAAAGCAATCGAAGAGTCTCCTTTAGAAGGCGTGGAAATACGTTCAGTATTGACATGTGAAAATAAAAGAGGTGTTTGTGCGCTTTGTTACGGACGTAACCTTGCAACTGGTAAACGTGTTCAACGTGGTGAAGCTGTCGGCGTAATTGCTGCACAGTCTATCGGTGAGCCGGGTACACAGTTAACATTACGTACATTCCACGTGGGTGGTACCGCATCAAACATTGCTGCTGAATCTCAGATCAATGCGAAGTTTGATGGTATCATAGAATTCGAAAACGTTCGTACTGTAGCAAATGATACAGGTGAGCAAGGTGTGAAACAAATTGTTTTAGGCCGTTCAGGTGAATTCAAAATCGTAGAAAAAGGTACTGGTAAAGTTATCATGACCAATAATATCCCTTACGGTTCATTCTTATATGTTGAAGAAGGAGCTGAAATTTCAAAAGGTGATAAGATTTGTTCATGGGATCCATATAACGCGGTTATTATCTCGGAGTTTGCCGGTAAAATCGAATTTGATGCAATTATTGAAGGTGTTACCTTCCGTGAAGAGTCAGATGAGCAAACTGGTCACCGTGAGAAAGTAATTATCGATACACGTGATAAAACTAAAAATCCATCAGTAAGAGTTGTAGATAAAAAAGGTGAATTAATCAGACAGTATAACATTCCTGTTGGGGCTCACGTTTCTATCGATGATGGAGAAGCAGTTAAAACTGGTCAGATCTTAGTTAAAATCCCTCGTGCTACAGGAAAAACAAGAGATATTACGGGTGGTTTACCACGTGTAACTGAATTGTTCGAAGCACGTAACCCTTCTAATCCGGCTGTAGTAACTGAGATTGATGGTGTGGTAACTTTAGGTGGTGTGAAACGTGGTAATCGTGAGATGACTATCGAATCAAAAGATGGTGAGATCAAGAAATATCTGGTACCATTATCTAAACACATCCTGGTTCAGGACAATGACTTCGTGAAAGCTGGTATGCCATTATCAGACGGATCGATTTCTCCTGCGGATATCCTGGCAATTAAAGGTCCTGCTGCTGTACAAGAATACTTAGTAAATGGTATACAAGAGGTTTACCGTTTACAAGGTGTAAAAATCAATGATAAACACTTTGAGGTTATTGTACACCAGATGATGCAGAAAGTTCATATTGAAGATCCGGGTGATACTACATTCTTAGAAAATAATTCTGTAGACCGTTGGGACTTCATGATTGAAAACGATGATATCTATGACAAGAAAGTTGTTATTGATGCGGGTGATTCAAACACGGTTAAACCAGGTCAGATTCTTTCTCTGCGTAAATTAAGAGATGAAAATTCTCAGTTAAAACGTAAAGATCTGAAACAGATCGAAGTTCGTGATGCAAGATCAGCAACTGCTAGTTCTGTATTACAAGGTATTACACGTGCATCATTAGGTACGAAATCATTCATCTCTGCGGCTTCCTTCCAGGAAACTACAAAAGTATTGAACGAAGCTGCAATTGCAGGTAAACGTGATAACATGCTTGGATTGAAAGAAAACGTAATCGTTGGTCACTTGATTCCTTCAGGTACTGGTGTTCGTGGTTACGAACGTATTATCGTTGGTTCACAAGAAGAGTACGACAAGTTATTAGCTTCGAAACAAGAAGAAGAAATAGAAGCATAA
- the rpoB gene encoding DNA-directed RNA polymerase subunit beta, producing MANKVDQRVNFARSKHIIDYPDFLDVQLQSFREFFQIETTSDNRHTEGLFKVFAENFPITDSRNIFVLEFLDYFIDPPRYDIPECIDRGLTYSVPLKAKLKLSCNDAEHEDFETIIQDVYLGTIPYMTPKGTFVINGAERVIVSQLHRSPGVFFGQSRHTNGTKLYSARVIPFKGSWIEFATDVNNVMYAYIDRKKKFPVTTLLRAIGYDSDKDILELFDLADEVKVSKSGLKKYIGRKLAARVLRKWVEDFVDEDTGEVVSIDRNEVILDRDTVLEDEHIDMIIDAGVKTIILSKDDGASQADYTIIYNTLQKDTSNSEKEAVENIYRALRNAEPPDEETARGIIERLFFSDKRYDLGDVGRYRINRKLKMDTPDHVKVLTKADIIAIVKYLIKLINSKEEVDDIDHLSNRRVRTVGEQLYAQFGVGLARMARTIRERMNIRDNEVFTPTDLINARTLSSVINSFFGTNQLSQFMDQTNPLAEITHKRRLSALGPGGLSRERAGFEVRDVHYTHYGRLCTIETPEGPNIGLISSLCVHAKINTLGFIETPYKIVRDGIVAVDEDVIYLSAEDEDGKTIAQANAAYDDKGNFTTARVKARYEGDFPIIEPEKLDLMDVAPNQITSIAASLIPFLEHDDANRALMGSNMQRQAVPLLRPEAPIVGTGLEGRVARDSRTLINAEGDGVVEYVDANEITIKYVRNDADRLVSFEGDSKTYKLIKFKKTNQNTCINLKPIVKKGQKVVKGQVLCEGYATENGELALGRNLKVAFMPWQGYNFEDAIVISERIVREDIFTSLHIEEFELEVRDTKRGEEELTPDIPNVSEEATKDLDENGIIRIGAEVKEGDILIGKITPKGESDPSPEEKLLRAIFGDKAGDVKDASLKTPPSIRGVVIDTKLFSRAKKTTKAEEKAAIEKLDKRYNLATTNLKNELVDKLFQIVNGKTSQGIFNVYKELLFPKGAKFTQKSLADLEFAHINPYKWTTDDDKNDQIKILIHNYGIRVNEELGAYKRDKFAISVGDELPSGIVQMAKVYVAKKRKLKVGDKMAGRHGNKGIVARIVRDEDMPFLDDGTPVDIVLNPLGVPSRMNLGQIYETVLAWAGKELGVKFATPIFDGAKHDEVEAWIAKAGVPASGRTYLHNGLTGERFDQPTTVGIIYMLKLGHMVDDKMHARSIGPYSLITQQPLGGKAQFGGQRFGEMEVWALEAFGAANILQEILTVKSDDVIGRAKTYEAIVKGENLPTPGVPESFNVLVHELRGLGLDITLD from the coding sequence TTGGCAAATAAAGTCGACCAAAGAGTAAATTTTGCACGTAGTAAGCACATCATAGATTACCCGGATTTTCTAGATGTACAGTTGCAATCATTCAGAGAATTTTTCCAGATAGAAACTACTTCAGACAACCGTCATACAGAGGGCTTGTTTAAAGTATTTGCTGAAAACTTTCCAATCACTGATTCCAGAAATATTTTCGTTTTGGAATTCCTTGATTATTTTATTGACCCACCGCGTTATGATATACCTGAGTGTATTGACCGTGGGTTAACTTATAGTGTTCCCTTAAAGGCAAAGTTGAAATTGTCTTGTAATGATGCGGAGCACGAAGATTTTGAAACTATCATTCAGGATGTATATCTGGGTACTATTCCATATATGACCCCTAAAGGTACATTCGTAATCAACGGTGCAGAGCGTGTAATTGTTTCTCAGTTACACAGGTCTCCAGGTGTGTTCTTCGGCCAGAGCCGTCACACTAACGGAACCAAGCTTTATTCTGCGCGTGTGATTCCTTTCAAAGGATCCTGGATCGAGTTTGCTACTGACGTAAATAACGTCATGTATGCTTATATCGACCGTAAGAAAAAATTCCCGGTTACCACACTTTTACGTGCAATTGGTTACGATTCTGATAAAGACATCCTTGAATTGTTTGACTTGGCTGATGAGGTTAAGGTTAGCAAATCTGGTTTGAAAAAATATATCGGACGTAAGCTTGCTGCAAGAGTTTTAAGAAAATGGGTTGAAGATTTTGTAGACGAAGATACTGGTGAAGTAGTTTCGATAGATCGTAACGAAGTGATCTTGGACAGGGATACTGTTTTAGAAGACGAGCATATTGATATGATCATTGATGCTGGCGTTAAAACTATTATCTTATCTAAAGATGATGGTGCTAGTCAGGCTGATTATACTATTATATATAATACATTACAAAAAGATACTTCAAACTCTGAAAAAGAGGCTGTTGAAAACATCTATCGTGCTTTGCGTAACGCAGAACCACCTGATGAGGAAACTGCAAGAGGTATCATTGAGCGTTTATTCTTCTCAGACAAACGTTATGACTTAGGGGATGTTGGTCGTTACCGCATCAACCGTAAGTTGAAAATGGATACTCCTGATCACGTTAAAGTATTAACAAAAGCAGATATTATTGCAATTGTTAAGTACCTGATCAAATTAATCAACTCCAAAGAAGAGGTCGATGATATTGATCACTTGTCAAACCGTCGTGTACGTACAGTAGGTGAGCAGTTATATGCTCAGTTTGGTGTAGGTCTGGCGCGTATGGCCCGTACAATCCGTGAGCGGATGAACATTCGTGATAATGAGGTTTTCACACCAACAGACTTAATTAACGCCCGTACTTTATCGTCGGTTATTAATTCATTCTTTGGTACTAACCAGTTGTCACAGTTTATGGACCAGACTAATCCTCTTGCAGAGATTACGCACAAGCGTCGTCTTTCAGCATTAGGCCCAGGTGGTCTTTCCCGTGAAAGAGCTGGTTTCGAGGTGCGTGACGTTCACTATACTCACTACGGCAGGTTGTGTACGATTGAAACACCAGAGGGACCAAACATTGGTTTGATTTCATCTCTTTGTGTACATGCGAAGATCAATACATTAGGATTTATAGAAACTCCATACAAGATCGTAAGAGACGGTATCGTTGCTGTAGATGAAGATGTAATTTATCTTTCTGCAGAAGATGAAGATGGTAAAACTATCGCACAGGCAAACGCTGCTTATGATGATAAAGGTAATTTCACCACTGCACGTGTTAAAGCACGTTACGAGGGTGACTTCCCGATTATTGAGCCTGAGAAATTAGACTTAATGGACGTGGCACCTAATCAGATTACTTCGATTGCTGCTTCATTGATTCCTTTCCTTGAGCATGATGATGCGAACAGGGCCCTGATGGGTTCCAACATGCAACGTCAGGCCGTACCATTGTTACGTCCTGAGGCTCCGATTGTTGGTACTGGTCTTGAAGGTCGTGTTGCACGTGACTCAAGAACATTGATCAATGCTGAAGGTGATGGTGTTGTTGAATATGTGGATGCTAACGAAATTACTATCAAATATGTAAGAAACGATGCAGATCGTTTAGTATCATTTGAAGGTGATAGCAAAACTTATAAATTAATTAAATTCAAGAAAACCAACCAGAATACTTGTATTAACTTAAAACCAATTGTTAAAAAAGGTCAGAAAGTTGTTAAAGGACAAGTACTTTGTGAAGGTTATGCAACTGAAAATGGTGAACTTGCTTTAGGCAGGAACCTTAAAGTAGCGTTCATGCCTTGGCAGGGATATAACTTTGAGGATGCGATTGTAATCAGTGAACGTATTGTTCGTGAAGACATCTTTACTTCATTGCATATTGAAGAGTTTGAATTGGAAGTGCGTGATACGAAACGTGGAGAAGAGGAATTAACACCAGATATCCCTAACGTTTCTGAAGAAGCTACTAAAGATTTAGATGAAAACGGTATCATTCGTATCGGTGCTGAGGTTAAAGAAGGCGATATCCTGATTGGTAAAATTACACCAAAAGGTGAGTCTGATCCTTCACCGGAAGAGAAATTATTACGCGCTATCTTTGGAGATAAAGCGGGTGATGTGAAAGATGCATCCCTGAAAACTCCACCATCGATCAGAGGTGTTGTAATTGATACTAAATTATTCTCAAGAGCTAAGAAAACTACTAAAGCTGAAGAAAAAGCAGCGATAGAGAAATTAGATAAGAGATATAATCTGGCTACAACCAATCTTAAAAATGAGTTGGTTGACAAATTGTTCCAGATTGTAAATGGTAAAACTTCTCAGGGTATTTTCAACGTTTACAAGGAATTATTATTCCCTAAAGGTGCTAAGTTCACTCAAAAAAGTTTAGCTGATCTTGAATTCGCTCACATTAATCCATACAAATGGACTACTGATGACGATAAAAATGATCAGATCAAAATTTTGATCCACAACTATGGTATCCGTGTAAACGAAGAACTGGGTGCATATAAACGTGATAAATTCGCCATCAGTGTTGGTGATGAATTGCCTTCAGGTATTGTGCAGATGGCTAAAGTTTATGTTGCTAAAAAACGTAAACTAAAAGTAGGGGATAAGATGGCTGGTCGTCACGGTAATAAGGGTATTGTTGCCCGTATCGTTCGTGATGAAGATATGCCGTTCCTTGATGATGGAACTCCTGTTGATATCGTGTTGAACCCACTGGGTGTACCTTCACGTATGAACCTTGGACAGATCTACGAAACTGTATTGGCATGGGCCGGTAAAGAATTGGGTGTTAAATTTGCAACTCCGATCTTTGATGGTGCCAAGCATGATGAAGTTGAAGCGTGGATCGCTAAAGCTGGTGTTCCTGCTTCAGGAAGAACCTATTTACATAATGGTTTAACAGGTGAGCGTTTCGACCAGCCAACTACAGTAGGTATTATCTACATGCTGAAATTGGGTCACATGGTTGATGATAAAATGCACGCCCGTTCAATCGGACCATATTCATTAATTACACAACAACCATTGGGTGGTAAAGCCCAATTCGGGGGTCAGCGTTTTGGTGAGATGGAGGTTTGGGCATTAGAAGCATTTGGTGCGGCTAATATTCTACAAGAGATCCTGACTGTGAAGTCTGATGATGTAATTGGTAGAGCCAAAACTTATGAAGCAATTGTAAAAGGCGAAAACCTGCCGACTCCAGGTGTACCGGAATCATTCAATGTACTGGTACATGAGCTGCGCGGATTAGGTTTAGATATTACGTTAGACTAA
- the rplL gene encoding 50S ribosomal protein L7/L12: protein MADLKAFAEQLVNLTVKEVNELAQILKDEYGIEPAAAAVAVAGPAGDAAPAAEEKSTFDVILKEAGGSKLAVVKLVKDLTGLGLKEAKDLVDGAPKELKAGVSKDEAEALKKQLEEAGAVVEIK, encoded by the coding sequence ATGGCAGATTTAAAAGCGTTTGCTGAGCAATTAGTAAACTTAACAGTAAAAGAAGTTAACGAATTAGCTCAAATCCTTAAAGACGAGTATGGTATCGAACCAGCTGCTGCTGCAGTTGCTGTTGCAGGTCCTGCTGGTGATGCTGCTCCTGCAGCTGAAGAAAAATCTACTTTCGACGTTATCCTGAAAGAAGCTGGTGGTTCTAAATTAGCAGTTGTTAAGTTGGTTAAAGACTTAACTGGATTAGGTTTGAAAGAAGCTAAAGACTTAGTTGACGGTGCACCAAAAGAATTAAAAGCTGGTGTTTCTAAAGACGAAGCTGAAGCTTTGAAAAAACAATTAGAAGAAGCTGGAGCTGTAGTTGAGATTAAGTAA
- the rplJ gene encoding 50S ribosomal protein L10, with amino-acid sequence MNREEKHEVVSALQEKMQDFGNFYIADTSSLSVEKINNIRRKCFESGIEMQVAKNTLIRKAIEGLEGDNSSIFEALKGQSALLFSRTGNGPAKLIKALRKGSDKPQLKAAFIDTAIYVGDNHLDALVSLKSREELIGDIIGLLQSPAKNVISALKSSGGKIAGIVKTLQEREG; translated from the coding sequence ATGAACAGAGAAGAAAAACACGAAGTAGTTTCGGCTCTTCAAGAGAAGATGCAGGACTTTGGCAATTTTTATATTGCTGATACATCAAGCTTATCTGTTGAGAAAATTAACAACATCCGTCGCAAATGTTTCGAAAGCGGTATTGAAATGCAGGTTGCTAAAAATACTTTGATCAGAAAAGCGATCGAAGGATTAGAAGGCGACAATTCAAGTATTTTTGAAGCATTAAAAGGCCAGTCAGCATTATTATTCTCAAGAACAGGTAATGGTCCGGCTAAGCTGATCAAAGCCTTGAGAAAAGGATCTGACAAACCACAGTTGAAAGCTGCGTTTATTGACACAGCAATCTATGTTGGAGATAATCATTTAGATGCATTAGTAAGCTTGAAATCAAGAGAAGAGCTTATTGGAGACATCATTGGCTTGCTACAATCGCCAGCTAAAAATGTTATTTCAGCACTTAAATCTAGTGGTGGTAAAATCGCAGGAATTGTTAAAACTCTTCAGGAAAGAGAAGGTTAA
- the rplA gene encoding 50S ribosomal protein L1, with protein MAKLTKNQKKAHAKLESGKTYSLQDAAALVKEITTTKFDASVDIDIALGVDPRKANQMVRGIATLPHGTGKTVRVLVLCNPDKEDEAKAAGADFVGLDEYVAKIEGGWTDVDIIITTPACMAKVGKLGRVLGPRNLMPNPKSGTVTNEVGKAVTDVKGGKIDFKVDKSGIIHASVGKVSFPAEKIYENALEVLQVISKLKPSAAKGTYFKSIHVSSTMSPGIAIETKSVAGI; from the coding sequence GTGGCTAAATTAACAAAAAATCAAAAAAAGGCACATGCTAAACTAGAATCTGGTAAAACGTATTCTTTACAGGATGCGGCTGCTTTGGTAAAAGAAATCACTACTACTAAATTTGATGCTTCGGTTGATATCGACATCGCTTTAGGTGTTGATCCGCGTAAAGCGAATCAAATGGTACGTGGTATCGCTACTTTACCACACGGTACAGGTAAAACTGTACGTGTATTAGTTCTTTGTAATCCTGATAAGGAAGACGAAGCTAAAGCAGCAGGTGCAGATTTCGTAGGTTTAGACGAATATGTTGCCAAGATTGAAGGTGGATGGACTGATGTTGACATTATTATCACTACTCCTGCTTGTATGGCTAAAGTAGGTAAACTGGGCCGCGTTTTAGGTCCACGTAACCTTATGCCAAACCCAAAATCAGGTACTGTAACTAACGAAGTTGGTAAAGCAGTAACTGACGTAAAAGGCGGTAAGATTGATTTTAAAGTTGACAAAAGTGGTATCATTCATGCTTCGGTAGGAAAAGTATCATTCCCAGCAGAAAAAATATATGAAAATGCATTAGAAGTTCTTCAAGTAATTTCTAAGCTTAAACCATCTGCTGCTAAAGGAACTTATTTTAAGAGCATTCATGTTTCTTCTACAATGAGTCCTGGAATCGCAATCGAAACAAAATCAGTAGCAGGGATCTAA
- the rplK gene encoding 50S ribosomal protein L11: protein MAKEVSALVKLQIKGGAANPSPPVGPALGAKGVNIMEFCKQFNARTQDKPGKVLPVVITVYADKSFEFIIKTPPVAIQLKDATKLASGSAEPNRKKVGSVTWDQVKSIAEDKMTDLNAFTIESAMSMVAGTARSMGITVSGDAPWTN from the coding sequence ATGGCAAAAGAAGTCAGTGCGCTTGTTAAATTACAAATCAAAGGAGGAGCTGCAAATCCATCACCACCAGTAGGACCTGCATTAGGTGCTAAAGGTGTTAATATCATGGAATTTTGCAAGCAATTTAATGCTCGTACCCAAGATAAGCCTGGTAAAGTATTACCTGTTGTAATTACTGTTTATGCTGACAAGTCTTTCGAATTTATCATCAAAACCCCGCCGGTTGCTATCCAGTTAAAGGATGCTACTAAATTAGCGAGTGGTTCTGCTGAGCCCAACCGTAAGAAAGTTGGTTCGGTGACTTGGGATCAGGTTAAGTCAATTGCTGAAGATAAAATGACTGATTTAAATGCATTCACTATCGAGTCGGCAATGAGTATGGTTGCCGGTACAGCACGCAGTATGGGAATCACCGTTAGCGGCGATGCACCCTGGACAAATTAA
- the nusG gene encoding transcription termination/antitermination protein NusG has translation MNDQLKWYVVRAVSGKEKKVKQYIDSEISRLGFSHLVPQVLIPMEKYYQMKEGKKIAKERNFYPGYVLIEATLDGELEHIIKNVNSVIGFLGDKGGNPVPMRQAEVNRILGKVDEMSQQGETMNVAYYVGENVKVMDGPFNGFTGVIEEVNEEKKKLKVMVKIFGRKTPLELNYMQVEKE, from the coding sequence ATGAACGATCAGCTAAAATGGTATGTAGTTAGGGCGGTAAGCGGAAAAGAGAAGAAGGTAAAACAATACATCGATTCAGAGATCAGTCGTTTAGGTTTTTCTCATCTTGTTCCGCAGGTATTAATCCCTATGGAAAAATACTACCAGATGAAAGAAGGAAAGAAGATTGCAAAAGAACGCAACTTTTATCCTGGTTATGTTTTGATTGAAGCAACTCTGGACGGTGAGCTGGAACACATTATTAAAAATGTGAACAGCGTAATCGGTTTCTTAGGGGATAAAGGGGGAAACCCGGTTCCAATGCGTCAGGCAGAAGTTAACCGTATCCTGGGTAAAGTAGATGAAATGAGTCAGCAGGGTGAGACTATGAATGTAGCTTACTATGTTGGTGAGAACGTCAAAGTAATGGACGGTCCTTTCAATGGCTTTACTGGTGTGATTGAAGAGGTTAACGAAGAGAAGAAAAAACTAAAAGTAATGGTTAAGATTTTCGGCAGAAAAACTCCGCTGGAGCTTAACTATATGCAAGTAGAAAAAGAGTAG
- the secE gene encoding preprotein translocase subunit SecE has protein sequence MASIVQFIKESYEEMTQKVTWPTWGELQNSAVLVLVASFIIAVVIFAMDKGSTFVLDTFYKSLSN, from the coding sequence ATGGCTAGCATAGTTCAATTTATTAAAGAATCGTATGAGGAAATGACCCAGAAGGTTACCTGGCCTACATGGGGAGAATTGCAAAATTCTGCAGTGCTGGTTTTGGTAGCTTCGTTTATTATTGCAGTAGTTATCTTTGCAATGGATAAGGGATCTACTTTTGTGTTAGATACTTTTTATAAATCACTTTCTAATTAA